Part of the Moorella sp. E308F genome, ATTTATCGCCTCCGTACTTTTTAATTTTTGACGTTTTATATGCGGTTAAAACCACTTGTGTATCTCCCGATAATTTTATGGCAACCCTGAGCAGGTATTCTTTCCCCAGTTCCTTATAAATTTTCTGGTAGATTAAAACATCCTGTCCTTGCGGTATTATTTGTTCCGGATTACGTACTGTCTCATTCACCAGCTGTTTAGGGATTTTCCTTTCTATTAGCTGCTTTTCAGCATGGAAGGTAAATCTAAGCTTCAAGGGTTCCTTCCTCCTGGATGCCGCAGAAGAAGTCTTCGCCGCCAAGGGCAAAGACGAGAATTTAATTAAAGTTTACACCGGAAAAAGCCGGCTAGCAAGGGTTTACCTTTTGAATGAAGACCTTACCTGCCCCGTGGTACTGTTTTTGTTTTGCGTAGTTAAAGTAACTAAAAAATTTGTAAAACCCTGTTTCAAGCCATTAGAGGGAAGGAACTGGTAAATAAGGTAGACCGTTGGTCCAGGACGGTCTTTTTTCGTGTTTGACATCGTATACGCCAGGCTATATAGATAGTAGATAGGTAACTAACTAGTTAGTATACAAAATTATGCTAACTAACATAAAACAAAGCCAGCCCGGAAGTCACACGCACTTAAGCAATGCAAAGAGGTGACCACTGTGAACGCTTTAACCCGCATCAAACTCCAAAAAACGGCAGTAACCGTCTTACTGGCAGGTATCTTCACCGCTGCCGTCTTTATCTTTCACAACTACTTTTACAAGCAACAAATGGCAATCGTCGAAGAGCGCGACAGCCTCACCGCCACCGGCACCATAGAAGCCAGGACAGCCGTGGCGGCCTTTAAAATACCCGGCAGGATCGAAACCATTCTCGTCGACGAGGGCGCCAGGGTGGAGCAGGGCCAGGAGCTGGCCCGCCTGGACAGCAGCGAGCTCAATGCCAAGCTGGCCCAGGCCGAAGGGGCCTATGCCGCCGCCCAGGGGCAGGTAAACCAGGCCAGCCACAACGTAACCTTACAGAGCCAGCAAATTGAAGCCAAGATCAAGCAGGCCGAGGCAGGTGTCGCCGCAGCCGAGGTGGGCGTAAAAGACGCCCAGGACCAGTTGAACAACGCCAAAGACCTGTACGACCGCCTCCGCCTGCTGCACGAGCAGGGCGCTGTGGACGACCGCAAGCTGGAAGAAGCCAAAATCGGTTACGAGCGCGCCCAAAACGCCTATAACGTCGCGCAAAAGAAGCTGCAGGAGGCCCGGGCCCTCCTCGAGCAGGCAATATCAGCGCGCACAGGGATAGCGGTAGCCCAGGCCCAGCTAGAAGCTGCCGCCGGCCAGGCCAAACAGGCTGGCGGTGCGGTAGAGGAAGCAAAAGCCTACCTGGCCGATGCCGTTTTAAAAGCCCCCATAGCCGGCTTCATCACCCAGAAATACCTCGAGCAGGGCGAAATGGTAAACGCCGGGACGCCTGTCTTTGAAATCACCGATTTGCTCCATACCTACGTCAAAGTTTACATAAGCGAAAAGAAGATCGGCCGCGTCCACCTCGACCAGGAGGCGGAGGTAACGGTAGACGCCTTCCCGGGCAAAACCTTTAAAGGCAAGGTGGTGTGGATCAACGACGCCGGCGAGTTTGCCGTCAAAAAGGCGATTAATGATCAGTACGAGCACGACATCCGCAGCTTCGAGGTTAAAATCGACGTCCCCAACCCGGACCTGGTCTTAAAGACCGGCATGACGGCCAGGGTAAAGATCCTGGAAGGGGAGCAGCAGTAAATGGAGATAATAGTTGCCGTTAAAGACCTGACGCAGAAAATCGGCCCAAAAACCGTCCTGGACGGCCTGAATCTGGAAGTGGCCGCGGGCGAATGCCTGGGCATCTTCGGCATGAAGGGCAGCGGCAAGACGGCTCTCCTCCACATCCTGGCCGGCATCGACAGGTTCAATTCCGGAAAAGTAGAGATAGCCGGGATGGATATCCGCAGGAACGAGAAGTTTAAAAGATACCTGGGACTGGTCACCCAGGAGCGCAGCCTTTTCCAGGATTTGAACGCCGCGGAAAACCTCGACTTTATCGCCGCGCTGAAAAACGCCGACCGGGACAATATCGACCGGCTGATTGAGCGGCTGGAGCTGAGCGAGATTTTAAATCAACCCGTCGGCAACATGGAAGTGGGACCATACCAGCGCCTGGCCCTGGCCTGCGCCCTCCTCAATAAACCCCGCGTGCTCATCGCCGACGAGCTCATCGGCGCCATCGACCTGGATTCGCGCCGCATCATCTTGCGGGAGTTAGATAACTTTCTTGCCGGAGGCGGGACCTGTATCTGGGCTTTCAGCAACGCCGAGTTTATGCACCACGTCCACCGGGTCGGCTGGCTGGAGAAGGGTAAAATCACCTTCTACCCGCCCGCCGAAGCCCTGATGCGGTGGAACGCCCGGCTCCAGTCCCTCACCGGGCAGGGCGGTGACGGCGATGTTTAGACAGTGCCTGGCCATTATGCGGCGCGAGGTGTTTTACCTCTGGCGCGACAGGGGCTTGCGTTATATCCTTTTCTGCGGCTCTCTACTGGGGCTGCTGCTCTTTTACGCCGTCTACAGCGCCCAGGTATTAAAAGACATCCCCACCGCGGTCGTCGACCTGGACAACTCCGCCGCCAGCCGCGAGCTGGTGGACAAGATAGGAAAGGCGGAATATTTAAAGCTAGTCGCCTCGGTCACGAGTTACGACGACTTGCAGGAGTTAATCAAGCAGGGGAAAGCCGTCGTGGGCGTCGTCATCCCCGAGAACTACGGCAGGAATCTGGCCCTCGGCCGGCAGGCGCGGGTGCTGGCAGTTATCGACGGGAGCAACATGATCTATGCCACCAACGCCTCCGCGGCTTTGCTGACCGTCACCCGCACCCTCAGCGCCCAGGCCGGCGTCAGCGCCCTGGTGGCCCGGGGAGTCCAATTGCAGCAAGCCAAAGAAGCCTACCAGGCCATCGACATCAGCGAGGAAGCATGGTTCAACCCGGCCCTCAACTACGCCTACTTCCTGGTGCTGGCCCTGGCTTTAAACATCTGGCAGCAATGCTGCACCCTGGCGGCGTGCCTGAACGTCATCGGCGAAAGGGGCATGAAAAGCTGGCTGCAGATCAAGGCCTGCGGCATTTCCAAATTTAGATTCTTCGCCAGCAAGTCGATAGCCCAGATATTTATTTTTATGGCCGTCGTCTTGCCCATCTATGTCCTGGCCTTCGGCGTCTTTAAGATGCCCCTTAACTTCAGCTGGGCGGCCCTTCTCTTCTTCACCCTGGCTTTTGCTGTAGCCGTCCACAGCATCGGCACCCTGGCCTCCAGCTTCGCCCATAACGCCGTTAATGCCGCCAGGTTCGGCATGATTATCGCCTTACCTTCCTTTGTGTTGTCGGGCTACACCTGGCCCCTGGAGGCCATGCCGGTTTACCTGCAGAAGATTGCCTGGATACTGCCCCAGACGTGGTTCTTCCAGGGGTTAAACTACTTCGCCTTCAAAAACGCAGGGTGGAATTTGATGACCCATTATATACTAGCCATACTGGCCGTCGCCGCCGTATGCTATGGAGCAGCTGCTATCTTTATCGCGCGGAGTTAGGAGGAAGAGGCTCATGCGGCAGATCCTCAGCATCGCCCACTACGAAATGCTCCACATCTTCAAAGAGAAAATCCTCTTTCTAATGGTCTTCCTCGTCCCCCTCGGCTACGCCGCCCTTTTCGGCGCCGCCTATGTCACCGCCGTCCTTAACAACGTGCCTATAGCCATCGTCGACCTGGATGACTCAAAACTCAGCCGGGAAATAGCCGCCGCCTTCGCCAACAGCCCT contains:
- a CDS encoding DUF4258 domain-containing protein — protein: MKLRFTFHAEKQLIERKIPKQLVNETVRNPEQIIPQGQDVLIYQKIYKELGKEYLLRVAIKLSGDTQVVLTAYKTSKIKKYGGDKS
- a CDS encoding HlyD family secretion protein, producing MNALTRIKLQKTAVTVLLAGIFTAAVFIFHNYFYKQQMAIVEERDSLTATGTIEARTAVAAFKIPGRIETILVDEGARVEQGQELARLDSSELNAKLAQAEGAYAAAQGQVNQASHNVTLQSQQIEAKIKQAEAGVAAAEVGVKDAQDQLNNAKDLYDRLRLLHEQGAVDDRKLEEAKIGYERAQNAYNVAQKKLQEARALLEQAISARTGIAVAQAQLEAAAGQAKQAGGAVEEAKAYLADAVLKAPIAGFITQKYLEQGEMVNAGTPVFEITDLLHTYVKVYISEKKIGRVHLDQEAEVTVDAFPGKTFKGKVVWINDAGEFAVKKAINDQYEHDIRSFEVKIDVPNPDLVLKTGMTARVKILEGEQQ
- a CDS encoding ATP-binding cassette domain-containing protein: MEIIVAVKDLTQKIGPKTVLDGLNLEVAAGECLGIFGMKGSGKTALLHILAGIDRFNSGKVEIAGMDIRRNEKFKRYLGLVTQERSLFQDLNAAENLDFIAALKNADRDNIDRLIERLELSEILNQPVGNMEVGPYQRLALACALLNKPRVLIADELIGAIDLDSRRIILRELDNFLAGGGTCIWAFSNAEFMHHVHRVGWLEKGKITFYPPAEALMRWNARLQSLTGQGGDGDV
- a CDS encoding ABC transporter permease, with the translated sequence MFRQCLAIMRREVFYLWRDRGLRYILFCGSLLGLLLFYAVYSAQVLKDIPTAVVDLDNSAASRELVDKIGKAEYLKLVASVTSYDDLQELIKQGKAVVGVVIPENYGRNLALGRQARVLAVIDGSNMIYATNASAALLTVTRTLSAQAGVSALVARGVQLQQAKEAYQAIDISEEAWFNPALNYAYFLVLALALNIWQQCCTLAACLNVIGERGMKSWLQIKACGISKFRFFASKSIAQIFIFMAVVLPIYVLAFGVFKMPLNFSWAALLFFTLAFAVAVHSIGTLASSFAHNAVNAARFGMIIALPSFVLSGYTWPLEAMPVYLQKIAWILPQTWFFQGLNYFAFKNAGWNLMTHYILAILAVAAVCYGAAAIFIARS